The Meriones unguiculatus strain TT.TT164.6M chromosome 19, Bangor_MerUng_6.1, whole genome shotgun sequence genomic interval TGGTCATCTTTGGAATACATCTTTTAGGGTATTTAAGAAACCTGAAAGAATTATAGTGTTTTCTGTTCACTAGTTAGAAAAATCAGACATATctgtatgttttaaaaaatgagcatGCATTTCTTTGTGTGCATTATGTGCTCAGCATACATAAAACCTCGTAGAggaaaacagaagtgaagaaaatcTCAATCAACAGATTTACAGCTCCAAAGCCAACATGAGCATCAGCCACTACAACCCAGTAACAGACAATAACTGTTTCTCAGATCAGCAACCGAAAGCATCAGAACGTCCGTCCCTTTGCTGAGCACAAATCAGAAGCAGTAAAGGATGACGTCGGGGCTTCCCACCTGCACATACATCTTTAGCAGCTGGCTGTGCAGCTGCAGCTTCTCTGGAACCTCCACGGACTTCATGCCAACGAACCGCAGGAGCTCCAGAGGCACACCCGTGTTCCAGGTGGTGACGCACGCTTCCGGCTGCACCAAGCCCTGCCAGCAGGCCCGCAGGTTAGTGGCAGGCGGGCTGTAGTGAGCCACGTTGGCCAAGTGATCATTTAACTTGGTATAGTAGGAGGCTTTTATGTCAGCAACCTCCTCCTGGGTCATGAGTCCGCTGGCGATGAGCTGCTCTGCATAGGTATCAGGGATGCTCTTTCGGGCTCTGttagagagagatggagagtggggaagagagacagacagggtcAAATACACACAATTCTAAGGGAGTCATTGCCAAGGCACTGCCGGATGTTATCATCCTTAAAAGTCACTGAAGAAATGTTCTGGAACAAGATACAGATGCTGGCTATAAAACACTGTAGTCTATTAAATGTTACAGAACTGTTATTTTTAATATACTGCAGGAAGCTGGAGACACACCTCCACAGTCTCAGTGTTGGCCGCTCTCTCATAAGGATCCAAGTTCAGGGCTTAGCATCCATGTCAGGTTGCTCACaaaggcctgtaactccagctctaagggaCCAGATGCCCTCTTTTAGCCTCTACGGAAACATGTTCACAGAGATATTTACACATGTATTCACGTGTGTATACAtagtcacagagataaacacacataagctaaaataaaagaaaacgtCTGGTAATGCTAGCTAGTCTAATCTAATTGTTAAACTCTGGGTCACTGAAAGAAATCCTGTGTTGAAGGAGGTGAAGGGCATTCCTGAGAAGAACTCTCCTCTCCTCACCTACccacatacaaattaaaaaacaatttctCAAACTATTTACTCTCAAGTTAGAAGCAGGTCGCTGGGTACAGTTTAAAGAAGTGAATCGTGGAAGTCCTCCTCCTAACCCTGCCAGTCATACTAACTAGCCTCAAGCAAGGTCTATCCAAGTCTCCTTACCTAGTCCCATCCTCTATTTAATGAGGAGacatgaagggctggagagatggctcagtggttaaaagcactggttgccctcccagaggtcctgagttcaattcccagcaaccacatggtggctcgcaaccatctatactgaaatctggtgtcctcttctggcgtgcaggtgtacatgcagacaaaacattgtacacataataatgtttaaaaaaagaaaagacttgtAGAAAGGATCCTTTTTTTAAATGAGACATGAAGTGTAAAGGATCAGGGGCACACTTGAGCCTTGTAAGATGACTGCTCTGCTTTCTAAAAGACAGGCACAGTTCAGCTGTTCATCCCACTTCAAAGAATCTGTCAAAAGACAATGGGGATGCGGGCCCACAGAGAGCGAAGCACCAACCTAagtgcatgcatggactggacccagGCCCCCTACACTTATGGAGGTGATGGACAGCTCCATCTTCGTGTGCCTCCCTTACCAACTGGAGTGGGGGCTGTCACTGCCATGCCTGCTATTGGATCACTCTCCCCTACCTGGGcaaccttgtctggcctcagtggaagaggatgtgcttagtcctgatgctaCATGAAGTGGTGGGACAGGATGGCATGGTGgcttaggaggggagaagggactcctgagaagaaggggagaggaaaatCGGGAAAGAGGGTGaggagtgagactgggaggagagggcagagggTGTTAGTATactgttcttgtggaatgtatacaatttacccttgttcattcaaatgctgatttctctcccccactatctggttttaatctggacattgcattgtgatgcttattctaagtctcaagtttgtgtaaacatgccaccatttttctttgtgttgtcaatttaaacaaccagccccaaggctgagcaatagttactccatcctaaacctccaagcccacatagttctctaccattcagatttcacccattatacttgcttttagccatatcttaggtccggtcccatctctccatgtggtttcaatcgggatgtaaagtgaataaataaacaaatttaagataaaatattaacttttaaaaagataatagGGGTGCAGGCTGGCAAGAAGACTCAGCTGATACGGGTTTGATTCAAAGGACCAACATGGAGAGAACCAATTACCTCAAGTTGTCCTCCAAACTCCACATATGTCCGCTCTTGCACATTTCTgcacatatctacacacacacacctcacatgcACCTAGGCTGAATCTCCACCACCACAAAAATGACTCCTTGATTGATGGAGGCGGAGTAGGTGAGCCTGTATGTTAAAGGCAGATTGCTAAGTGTACCTGATGATCTTGTACATGGCTGGGTTGGTGAAGAAAGGCTCATCAAGCTCATTATGACCCCACTGCCTATAGCATAACAAATCAACAATCACGTCCTTGCGGAACTGGCGCTGATACTCAAAAGCAAGTCGGGTAGCTCGGACCACTTCCTCCGGATAGTCTCCATTGACATGGATGATGGCACAGCCTACTACCTTTCCTAAGGaagataagatttaaaaaaatggccaGTTAAGGTGGGTTAATATTACACATTTCCCAAGACCCGCTTGCTTAAGTGGGACGACAGCCTTCAACACGGACCTAGTGTAGCCTGGTTGTCATGAATGCAAGCTCTGGAGTTCAGCTGACTAGTCTCAGATCCATGACTTACTGCGTGACACTGGAAACGTGAGAAATCTGTGTTGAGGCTAGCGAGCaagcttaagagcactggttgctcttccagaggactggagttccagcacccacacactgGCTCACGACTGTCTGCAATGCCAGCCCCAGCAGGACccaacactgtcttctggcctccatacatgCACCTGTAAGGATATGCGcctacatgtgtgtgcacctacatgtgtgtggtgcacagccgtacaggcaggcaaaacacccatgtgtataaaataaaaataaaaagataaaaattcacAGTGTAGCCTGGGCTCTGAGTGACACTGTCAGGATTTCCTGAACTAATGAGTATAAAGTGTCACTGTCTCACAGCGCTTTGTACACTGACAGTTGACATTTATTTCGTTACTGTTGTTATTATGATTTTCTTCCTGAGACAAAGGCATGAGTCCTAGGAAAAGATTTTTCTTCCAAGGGAATTCTTGAAAGTGTCTTTCCTGTGCCAGACAATTCAAAAGGCATCTAGCCCAAACGCTAGTTATAAAACTGGTTGactgatcctttcacagggttgTGAAGTATGAGTAGGCAATGAAGCCCTGACGCAGTGCTAAAACTGCTGTTTCCACAGATTAAAATAAGTGGACTTTGATTCTTTAGAACTAACTTCTAAATAGACTGAGTAAATTTACTGGGTGAAAGCTGCCTCTTTTTCCTCACTCTGACTACTCTAAGTTTGAACAGTCTAAAGGTAATTACTCTAAGGCTGCACCAACTGCACAGCTCTTTGGCTTCTACCAGATAATTCAGTTGAGCACGGAAGCAGTCTGGGACGGATCTGTCTCAGCCCCATCCTTGTCTTAGCTCCTCTGATTTACAAGCTCACAGTTGAGGATGAAGTGCAGCCCTATGGAAGGATGTTTACCTATCATCCATAACACTACAACGAGTCCTACGGTGGAGTGCTCACCTACCATTTATCCTGGTGTTCAACTAACCCCATATAAATCAACAGCGTACAAACTAAAAAATGAATATGTATTTTGGTAATTATCAACAACTACTGACCATATCTAACTTCAAAAACTTAAaacttaattccagcacttgagagggtGTTGATTTGAAGAAGAaaggcccccataggctcatatgtttcagtgtttggttcccagttggtaggCTGTTTaggaagattaggaggtgtgactttATTGGAAAAGGTTTGTCACTAGAGGTGCGCTATGATGTtccaaaagcccacaccaggcccagtctctcactctctgccacTCGCTTGTGGATCAGATGTCAACTCTCAGCTACCGCTCCAGAACCATGCCTGCCGCCTGTCATGAGCCCCTAGACCAACACGGTCTAGGACTCATCCGCTGAAACTAAAAGCAAGCCCTCAATTGTTGGGGAAAGTTGGTCTGATGCTTATATTTTGATGCTACTGGCCCTCAAGATGTGGTTCCTGCCTGAATACACCTAtgcttgttgtgtaaacctgtgTAAGACATTATTCCTAGTTGACTGATTAAACCTAAAACctaggcagggcagaatggggtaggtgtagctaaggttcccaggctttgggaacaggagaatcatgggaaacagataggtggacagggagagaggaggaaggaggacgccAGGATGGGTACTGTGTAGGCTGGGACAAAGGACTACAATcaggcccagataaagaattcAAGCAAGTACTTGTAAGAGTATGGATGGAAAGTAGCCCAGGTAAGGATGGTtcaggaggatggcattggatggggaggtgggaggtggatggtgaggttattgagacagcgtaggtgaaatatctgcccagcccaaggtgaatAAGGCATTTACAAAATTTAACATTTAcgtcttattatttgtgacagcaggttaaataataccaccgtgATAATAATAgtgctaataataaaaaattataaagccCAACACCCATCTGATTTACAACAacacccaattaaatgcttccttttaaaaGTTACTAAGGTCATGGTGTCTATTCACACCAGTAGAACAATAACTAAGgcaaggaggtagaggcaggtggatctctgtgagttccaggcccggCCGGGTTACATaatggcaagctccaggccagccagagtttcACAGTGAGgccttgtttaaaaacaaaatattaagatGGGATAACCAGCAGGACTCGTTATTCCAGACGAACCAGGAGTTTCTCCACAAACTCCCTGTCTGGCTGACAATGTCAAGTGTGGTGCGCTACATACCAATGTCGCTGCTGTACAGGGATGACCTTCCTCTTTCTGCTGGAGTCGTGTAACCTAGCTGGTTATTGACTATTAGGTGGACACTTCCACCAATTCTGAAATGTGGGAGGTTGGAGAGCGTGAATGTTTCAAGAACAATCCCTTGGCCGCAGAAAGAAGCATCGCCATGAACCTGAAACATGCACAAGACGGAGGAAATAAGGAATTGATAAACTTGGGTTTTCTGATAGAAACaagctgttttaaaatattaacaggAATACAACACCATCTCATGACTTCTTAGTGTGTTTAGACTTATCTCAAAAGCACTTTTCAAAGGCTCCTTATCATTTCTTCCTGTTATCACTGTACTCCAGACCCCTGACTCCTCATGTCCATGAACATTCTAGCATCTGCAGCAGCACTAGGGGAGGGATGGCTACTACATATATGCACTGAAAGCATCGCtctagggattttttttctctatgctagggattgaacccatgaACTCATGCTTCTCAGGCAAGCAATCTACCACTCAACTACAGGCCTGGCTTTAGCTCTTGGAAGTGCTGCTTGAAAACAGCTTTAAGAGCTGGGCAGAGGTGgtgcatgctttaatcccagcactcaggaggcagaagcaggtgagtttgaggcagcctggtttacacagtgagtacaagacagccaaggctatacagaaaatccagaagaggaggaggaaaaatggGTTTGAAAGATCAAAATGTTATTCTGAAAGGATGTCTAAAACATGCTAATCTTCTAGAATATTCAAAGCCACTAGATCAGAATGTCACCAGGAAACCTGGTAGACAAGGTGGTTGGATAGGAAACTTTCTTAAAAATCTGCtgcaaataataaacatattgtgaaaattttgacaaaaaaaaaaacctgaaatccAGAATTCCATTTTCTCAAAAGTGTCACTCCACTTTGCTCTTGAATATCTGCACTCTCCTGTCACATCTATCAACCATTGCTCTTTCcagtctttcctccctccccagaCCTCCAGGCACCTGCAGGCAAATGACTTTGTCCCCGGGTTGAGCAGAACTATGTGGCGAGTAGTCACCGTCTTCAAGAGACTGCTGCCTGCCACGGGTCTTCCCTACAGCCACAGGGTTCACAGCTTCCAAGTGCGAGGGATTAGGCAGCATGGTCACATGCAGTGGGTGGTGAGCACCGAAGTCCAGGTCCACCGAGGAGGTCAGATGGGACAGGACATCTCCTATGGCTGCAGCATTTTCTGGAAATTCGCTTAAGCCACGCATTTTACGGAACATCAGCTATTAGAACAAACACACAAGATACGAAACAAGTCTTCTTACAGTGGAGTCTAAGGTGAGCTTAAAGAAAGATGACCATTATGTAAATTCTTTTATAATTAATACAAACACGCATTACTTAAAGATAGATGCAGATTTCTAGCGGCAGGGTCACTCAGAATTACTTGGAGTTCTTCAGAATCAAATGAGTATCaacatttttacattatttttgttgttaactacatgcatacgtgtgtgtgggCCTGTATATATGTGGTTATGTGCCCATGAGTGCAGGCACCCACAGAATGCAGAAGAAACTGGACCCTTCAATTAAAGAATCAGTCGCCTGAAATGTGGCTGGTAGGTGGTTTCTATTAGACACCCAGTAAGACTCCCTGGAGCCCACCATCATAGGTCCTAGGAACTAAACTCAAGTCTCCTACAAATAGGCTCGTAACTACCTCCATGTCTATCGGGTCCCTAGTGGCCTGGGTAACTGCATTTCCACTTCAGCACTACTGTTGTCATGGCAGCCTGCCTGCTGGTCCCAAAGTCCACCTGCAGGGCACAGATGCCAAAGGACTGCACAGTGGGGGTATGCACCGCCTGAGACAAAGAACTCTGGGTGACTGGGCAACGCTGAGTGGAAGCAATGGCCTTTCCCAGAGAGCAGCCTCCAGTTGTTTATCCAACACCAGTGGTTAGCCCTGAGATCACACACACGGTAACACGGCAGGGACTGAGCAGGTTGGATTTACGCATTAGGGAGCACAGGAGTGTGGGGGTGGGTGGAAAGGGGggtgtaacaacaattaaagaaaaagagatcataaatttgagagagagcaaggaggTGTGTGGGAGGGtctagagggagaaaagggaagggggaaaatggTATGACTAtgagttttaaattaaaaattactattaaaagataaaaataaaatagtagtgcacggatattaaaaacaaacaaacacaaagcacgGAGACAGGACCCTTACCTCTGGAGGTAACTGCAGAAGGCCCGTCAACAAATTCAGCCTCCCTCTGTGGGGCATCCCAATAATGACATCAGTCATACCGCTGTAGGCTGCCGACTTCAGCAACTCATGAAAAAAGCCCATCATGCTTTCGGCCCCTTCacctccatatctcttcactgTGGCAAACTTGGTGGCCAAAAAGTGGTCAAACTCCTATGGAACAGACACATTAGCTGCCGGAAGGCAGTCAGTGCTCAGGCGGAAGGCACATTAAGTTCCATGTGTTGTAAGAAGGCCCCACATTATTCCAGAGGTGACATCTGAGTCCCCTCACTACGTATCCAGGGAGAGAGACATTACAGTATAGCACTGCTCTGCTAGGGACCCTTGACTCAGAAGGAGCTGTAAAGAGAGGAACCGGAGTAGTGGATCTTGTATCTCAGAGTAACCTCCTACTATATTAGTTTTTCCAGACTTAAGACCAGAATTTGCTATCTGCTGCTTGGCCAACACTCTAGTTTTCTTTGCACCAAGGTCTAACACTATGCAGCTACTCAAGATGGTGCTGCTCTTTTCTGTTTGACATGCCTGAGCCCTGACCACAGCCCTGGCGATGCAGTTCCACTCATTTAAATTGAGATCCTCTGCTAAGTAGTTTAGCAATCTTCAGGAAACAAGAAGGGATGTATAATCTTAAGGACTCTGTCAATTTTTACAAAATAAGCGGACAAAACGTATTCACTACTTTGACAACAACAGCTCGGGTATCTGGTAATGTATTTTGCTTCTACTTggagtggagagttgttcagtcTGCTAGGCCGAAGCAATGAGGAGCGACGGGGTGAGGTCTAAtgccttcttttcctctcttccgtAGCTGCTTACCTTTGTGGGAAATGAGAAGACCTGGTCCGCTGACACTAGCCAGCACTTATTTTTACCACTTCTAGTTATTTATAGCTGTAAGTATCTGTGTGCCAGGATGCAcgtatgagtgcaggtgccctcagaagccacaggcattgggtcccctgttgctggagttaaagatgttTGTGAGgaaccatgtgggtactggaaattaaatctgggtcctctagaagaacagcaagtgtttttaaccactgagccacctctccaccccTAGCTGATACTTTTTATACCTGAGATTCTAGCAATAGTTTTGACAGGTGTTTTCGCTCTTCTGTGGTAAACGTGTCCTTTCTCAGCTCCTCAAGCCTTCTGGCAAACCAGTCTTTCTCCTCCTGACTCTGAAGCTGCGCGGTTTCTATAGAAATTGACCCACAGTAGACATGGTTCAAATAGGCTAACACTTCCTCAAGAGAAGCCTCTTCTTTGCCCATGTTCAACAGTCCTATGAAACAGAACCAAAGGGATGATTTCAAAGAACAGTCAGCCATACAGAAGATAAACTGTAGAACAGAAACAGGACACCATTGCTGCTTTAGTTGTGAGCACCCCATTAGAAACCGAATTGTCAATGATTAGTagtatttccttttaaaaaacaaCTGTGGGAAATCATACCCAGGGTCTCTCACATAacaagcaagcactctgccactgaggtaCAGCCTCTGACCCATCTAGACCTTCTCAAAAGGCAAATTCAAAATTACGGTTGATGGCCATAAGGTAGCAAAACTTGGATGGGAGGAGGCCTTCTTCATGAGGATGGCTCTCTCACGTTATGTTGAGTTTTGAGTGTATCATAATTTCAGAAATACATCTCCGcgtagagctcttgcctagcagACACAGGCTGCCAGGCCTCACTCACAACAACACTGATAACGTAAGTAATGCAATAAAATGATGACTTCTGATTCaggtccaattttttttttactctgctttgttttgttattagTTTAGTTCCCAGGGCTGGGAAAGGAATGGAATAAGAAATTTGGGCTTTGGAATGAAAGCAGCCTCGGTGGCTTCCCTGCCTCTGCCGTTTTCTGAGAGTGTTTCCATCGGTGGTAGTTCGAATGAGAAGCACGCCCATAGGTTCAGACACtggaatacttggtccccaggtggtgctgtttgggtaGTTGAGGCCATGCGGGAGGAAGCATGTCAGCAGGAGTGGGCTTTGGGATCTAAAAGCCACACGCCACTCCTAGTTTAGGTGTGTGCTGTCAGCTTGCTGCTCCAGCTTCATGCCTGCCGGCTGCCACACTTCCCCACAGAAGTGGGGAAAGATTCTTACCCTAGAGAACCATGAGCCcagataaacccttccttctataagGCACCACCTCTAAACTAAGCAAAGCAATAATGACTTCTAGGAGCAGTTATTAAAATGAAGCGGCGTTCTATACGCAAAGTGTGTGGTGCCGACATGTTTGGGTTTTTAAATACTGTTGTTTATGTATGGGTGGGAGCACTGTGCATTTTTTGCCATGGAGGAAATAAGACCATTCTAGAACTTCAAGAGAGCTCCAACTTGAAAACAACTCAGTGTGCCCCCCCTTGTCCCATCACCCAGTGCTTCTCAGCCTATGGGTCACAACCCCATTGAGGGTCTAATGACCTTTACACACAGGGCCGCCCAAGACTATCAGaacccagatatttacattatgattcataacagtagccagAGAAAGTAGCAGTTATACAGTAGCATCAAAAGTAATTTAGGACTGGgggggtccccacaacatgaggaacaacTGTATTAAAGAGCTGCAGAGTTAGggagtttgagaaccactgcctttaCTTCATGGAAGTCTCCAATCTGGGGCATGCAGCTCTACAGGACAGAACAAGGCACTCTACGACAGCTCCCTGCTCACAACCACGTGCCACCTTACCTGTGGTGGTGAAGGGTCCTTGGAGTGTCTGTACAAGGGCTTGGATTTCGGGTACAGTATCCAGCAAGGCTTGTCCAGGGAAGAGAGGGTTGATCTGGGCAGCTTTGTGGCCATGCTCACAATATGCTGTCACCAGCCTGGCAAGGCCATGATCAACTAAATTGGGAGAATGAAATAGCACAATTGATGCTCAGAAACCATACAAACACTTGTCACCAAAGGATGGCCTTAGACACATAACACACTGTTCCTACTTACATCTACCGGTGATTTTTCAGGACTAACACTCAGATGCTACGTAAACActcattttcttaaatttatcGCATGATAGCTAAAGTCCATGGaagcaaaacaacagcaaacaggaAAGGAGCTAGAGCCATAAGTGCATGTCTATAAAACTAACCGCACATGTGATAAACATTAGAAAAGAATATTCAAAATTGAGAAGCATTATTTCTATGCTTACATTAAAGACAACAGCCCCCTTTCTTGCCTGATTAGTGCAGGTGTTTTAGATCTTAGACTGCACATAAAAAacagagcagggctggagagatggctcagaggttaagagcactgtctgctcttccagaggtcctgagtttagttcccagcaaccacatggtggctcacaaccatctctaatgggagctgatgccctcttctgacatgcaggtgtacaccCAGATAGGGCCctcatacattaaataaatagatagagctttaaaaacaaaacaaaacaaaacaaaacaggattatgctgggcatggtgttgaatgcccttaatcccagcacttgggaggcacaggaagGCAGATCTCCGTAAATTCAAAGACAGCATagtctacagagtgtgttccaggacagccaaggctacacagagaccctgtctcaaaataccaaaatcaaaatcaaacaaaacaaaaaacccaaggcttgaaagataactcagcagttaagaacacttgctagtCTACAGAAGACAAGGTTCagctctcagcatccacatggcagctcccaaccttTTGTAGCTCCAGTTTTGGGGGACTCAGAGCCCTTTTTTGGCCCTTTCAGGAACTAAGCACATACATAgcacacgtacatacatgcaggcaaaacatttacatatataaaacaaaaagctatctatatgtctgcctgtctgtctatttatctatctatctatctatctatctatctatctatctatctatctatctatctttctacctacctgtctgtctgtctgtctatctatctatctaaagataatctttatacacacacatacatggttGGAGTTAcaaatttgggaggcagaagcagatggattaAAGCCTACAAAGTAATTCTAGGCCATCCAGGGATACagagggaaaccttgtctcacacaatcaaacaaacaaacaaacacacacaacaataacaaagcTAGGTAACACTCCCAAATCAATGCTATGTTTCCTTTTCCCCGTAAGTGCTGAGGACAAAAATCcaaggccttgaacttgttaagCAAGTACTCCACCATAAGGTCAAATACCCAACCTCACATTTCCTttgttaaaaaatatatgtatttattttggcaAGGGGCATATGCATGCTAGACCATgcatgcagaagtcagaggacaactttcaaaaaagaaaaaactgttttctccttttacaagGGATCAAATTTAGGTGCTCAGGCAGCCACATCTCATGTGCCATGTTACTGACACTCTTCTTCTTATGGACTCCAGACACAGTTATTTTATGAAACTGTAGACAAGGAAATAACCTTAATTATCTTGCCACTCATATGATGCAAAACTATTATAGAATGATATAgacaagctgggcacagtggcttcCTTCTGCAATCCAGGCATCCTGGGGATTGCTATgacttcaaggccatcctggattACGAAGTAAGGACAAGCTGGGTTacttagagagaccctgtctcaaagaaagcatCTATAGATGACAGACTGGGAAAGCAACTCCGTGGAAGGGAGCTTGGCTAGCATGGGTGACGCCCTTGCTTAGTCCCCATCACCTAAACAAACAATTAACTAATTTATTAAAACAGTTCAGTAAAGTTAGGCTGgggtgatggtacatgccttcaatcccagcactcagaagcagaggGCATGGCGTTCCgtgggttccaggacagttagTGCTACAACTTAGTGAGgcctgaagaaaataaaactcttCAAACATCTCTTAGGGACAATTACTGCCATGCAATGGTTTCCGAGCAACATGTGTGCTTTGGCCTGTATTCTATGTGTTGCCCAGTTTGC includes:
- the Dhtkd1 gene encoding 2-oxoadipate dehydrogenase complex component E1 isoform X4; the protein is MASATVAAARRALRRAVPLLRRSYQTERGVYGYRPRKAENSEPRGDRAHLSVDHGLARLVTAYCEHGHKAAQINPLFPGQALLDTVPEIQALVQTLQGPFTTTGLLNMGKEEASLEEVLAYLNHVYCGSISIETAQLQSQEEKDWFARRLEELRKDTFTTEERKHLSKLLLESQEFDHFLATKFATVKRYGGEGAESMMGFFHELLKSAAYSGMTDVIIGMPHRGRLNLLTGLLQLPPELMFRKMRGLSEFPENAAAIGDVLSHLTSSVDLDFGAHHPLHVTMLPNPSHLEAVNPVAVGKTRGRQQSLEDGDYSPHSSAQPGDKVICLQVHGDASFCGQGIVLETFTLSNLPHFRIGGSVHLIVNNQLGYTTPAERGRSSLYSSDIGKVVGCAIIHVNGDYPEEVVRATRLAFEYQRQFRKDVIVDLLCYRQWGHNELDEPFFTNPAMYKIIRARKSIPDTYAEQLIASGLMTQEEVADIKASYYTKLNDHLANVAHYSPPATNLRACWQGLVQPEACVTTWNTGVPLELLRFVGMKSVEVPEKLQLHSQLLKMYVQSRMEKVTNGTHLDWATAETLALGSLLAEGFNVRLSGQDVGRGTFSQRHAMVVCQNTDDAYIPLNHMDPNQKGFLEVSNSPLSEEAVLGFEYGMSIESPKLLPLWEAQFGDFFNGAQIIFDTFISGGEAKWLLQSGIVILLPHGYDGAGPDHSSCRIERFLQMCDSVEEGVDGDTVNMFVVHPTTPAQYFHLLRRQMVRNFRKPLIVASPKMLLRYPAAVSTLQEMAPGTTFKPVIGDSSVDPKSVKTLIFCCGKHFYALLKQRESLGTKKHDFAIIRIEELCPFPLDSLQQEMSKYKHVKEVIWSQEEPQNMGPWCFVSPRFEKQLACKLRLVSRPPLPAPAVGIGTVHQQQHEAILTQTFTL
- the Dhtkd1 gene encoding 2-oxoadipate dehydrogenase complex component E1 isoform X3, which translates into the protein MASATVAAARRALRRAVPLLRRSYQTERGVYGYRPRKAENSEPRGDRAHLSVDHGLARLVTAYCEHGHKAAQINPLFPGQALLDTVPEIQALVQTLQGPFTTTGLLNMGKEEASLEEVLAYLNHVYCGSISIETAQLQSQEEKDWFARRLEELRKDTFTTEERKHLSKLLLESQEFDHFLATKFATVKRYGGEGAESMMGFFHELLKSAAYSGMTDVIIGMPHRGRLNLLTGLLQLPPELMFRKMRGLSEFPENAAAIGDVLSHLTSSVDLDFGAHHPLHVTMLPNPSHLEAVNPVAVGKTRGRQQSLEDGDYSPHSSAQPGDKVICLQVHGDASFCGQGIVLETFTLSNLPHFRIGGSVHLIVNNQLGYTTPAERGRSSLYSSDIGKVVGCAIIHVNGDYPEEVVRATRLAFEYQRQFRKDVIVDLLCYRQWGHNELDEPFFTNPAMYKIIRARKSIPDTYAEQLIASGLMTQEEVADIKASYYTKLNDHLANVAHYSPPATNLRACWQGLVQPEACVTTWNTGVPLELLRFVGMKSVEVPEKLQLHSQLLKMYVQSRMEKVTNGTHLDWATAETLALGSLLAEGFNVRLSGQDVGRGTFSQRHAMVVCQNTDDAYIPLNHMDPNQKGFLEVSNSPLSEEAVLGFEYGMSIESPKLLPLWEAQFGDFFNGAQIIFDTFISGGEAKWLLQSGIVILLPHGYDGAGPDHSSCRIERFLQEEGKGKNRTCKEQMCDSVEEGVDGDTVNMFVVHPTTPAQYFHLLRRQMVRNFRKPLIVASPKMLLRYPAAVSTLQEMAPGTTFKPVIGDSSVDPKSVKTLIFCCGKHFYALLKQRESLGTKKHDFAIIRIEELCPFPLDSLQQEMSKYKHVKEVIWSQEEPQNMGPWCFVSPRFEKQLACKLRLVSRPPLPAPAVGIGTVHQQQHEAILTQTFTL
- the Dhtkd1 gene encoding 2-oxoadipate dehydrogenase complex component E1 isoform X2; protein product: MASATVAAARRALRRAVPLLRRSYQTERGVYGYRPRKAENSEPRGDRAHLSDPNSVSLAEVQKHDLPPPYKRPATSVDHGLARLVTAYCEHGHKAAQINPLFPGQALLDTVPEIQALVQTLQGPFTTTGLLNMGKEEASLEEVLAYLNHVYCGSISIETAQLQSQEEKDWFARRLEELRKDTFTTEERKHLSKLLLESQEFDHFLATKFATVKRYGGEGAESMMGFFHELLKSAAYSGMTDVIIGMPHRGRLNLLTGLLQLPPELMFRKMRGLSEFPENAAAIGDVLSHLTSSVDLDFGAHHPLHVTMLPNPSHLEAVNPVAVGKTRGRQQSLEDGDYSPHSSAQPGDKVICLQVHGDASFCGQGIVLETFTLSNLPHFRIGGSVHLIVNNQLGYTTPAERGRSSLYSSDIGKVVGCAIIHVNGDYPEEVVRATRLAFEYQRQFRKDVIVDLLCYRQWGHNELDEPFFTNPAMYKIIRARKSIPDTYAEQLIASGLMTQEEVADIKASYYTKLNDHLANVAHYSPPATNLRACWQGLVQPEACVTTWNTGVPLELLRFVGMKSVEVPEKLQLHSQLLKMYVQSRMEKVTNGTHLDWATAETLALGSLLAEGFNVRLSGQDVGRGTFSQRHAMVVCQNTDDAYIPLNHMDPNQKGFLEVSNSPLSEEAVLGFEYGMSIESPKLLPLWEAQFGDFFNGAQIIFDTFISGGEAKWLLQSGIVILLPHGYDGAGPDHSSCRIERFLQMCDSVEEGVDGDTVNMFVVHPTTPAQYFHLLRRQMVRNFRKPLIVASPKMLLRYPAAVSTLQEMAPGTTFKPVIGDSSVDPKSVKTLIFCCGKHFYALLKQRESLGTKKHDFAIIRIEELCPFPLDSLQQEMSKYKHVKEVIWSQEEPQNMGPWCFVSPRFEKQLACKLRLVSRPPLPAPAVGIGTVHQQQHEAILTQTFTL